Genomic DNA from Deltaproteobacteria bacterium:
CTCAAGATATGCCTTGTTCATGATCTTCCCGAAGCAAGAACCGGTGATATGAACTATATGTATAAAAAATATGTTACCGTGCATGAAGAGAAAGCCATCAAGGAGCTGACTGAAACACTGTTCTTCGGTGATGAAATCAAATCTGCCATTGATGAATTTAATGAAAAGAAGACACGAGAAGCCCTTATTGCCCATGATGCAGACCAGCTTGCTCTTATTCTCCAACTGAAGGAATGTGGAGATTTGGGAAATAAATACACCAATGACTGGATTGAATTTGCGAGCAGGCGACTCTGTACCGAAACTGCAAAAAAGCTGGCTGAAAGTATTATTAAGACAGATTCATCACAGTGGTGGTTCAAGGATAAGAGTGACTGGTGGGTGAATGGAGGCAGTAATAATACGAAATAGAAACGAAACTGATTCGTCAAGTATACCTTAGAACGTAATGTGAAAGTAATACATTAATCATTTTACAAATATATCCATCTTCATTATCATATGAACCCACCGCTCATACAGAGCAAGGGCGCAATTTGATAGAATAGATTCCTCTCAGAAAAATGCAAGAGCTACGTCAATTCACACGCCTTGCCTCGGGAGTATTTTACGAATCTCCAAGCTTCTCTTTAATTTAGATTTTTACGAATTCATCTTACTTGACAGTACTGCGAAAATACCCTATATTATCGCCGCTTTTTAGCAGCTAAGGAGAGAACTGACGATGGTTACAAAGAGAAAGAGAAGAACGGAAGAGATAAAGGGCAAGAAAAAAAAGAAACGAAT
This window encodes:
- a CDS encoding HD domain-containing protein, translated to MEDIANFLFEVGMLKKTPRTGFRFLGSGCESVAEHILRTIFIGYTLSKLETGIDELKLLKICLVHDLPEARTGDMNYMYKKYVTVHEEKAIKELTETLFFGDEIKSAIDEFNEKKTREALIAHDADQLALILQLKECGDLGNKYTNDWIEFASRRLCTETAKKLAESIIKTDSSQWWFKDKSDWWVNGGSNNTK